Proteins encoded in a region of the Pseudomonas shahriarae genome:
- a CDS encoding LysR family transcriptional regulator produces MELRHLRYFQVLGETLNFTRAAERLHIAQPPLSRQIQQLEDELGVVLLERGRPLRLTEAGRYFYEHANVLLEQLAKTCDNTRRIGLGQKTWLGIGFAPSTLYGVLPELIRRLRSHDALELELGLSEMTTLQQVEALKAGRIDVGFGRIRIDDPAIVQRVLVEDRLVAVLPAGHPLLGAPVTLAQLAAEPLVLYPGNPRPSYADHVIALFDTHGLAIKVAQWTNELQTAIGLVGAGMGVTLVPASVQILHRADIGYTPIVEVTATSPIILSRRINDQSPGLGHCLQLVEELI; encoded by the coding sequence ATGGAACTGCGCCACCTGCGTTACTTCCAGGTGCTGGGGGAAACCCTGAACTTCACCCGCGCCGCCGAACGCCTGCACATCGCCCAGCCGCCGTTGAGCCGGCAGATCCAGCAATTGGAAGATGAGTTGGGTGTGGTGCTGCTGGAGCGTGGCCGGCCGTTGCGGCTGACCGAGGCCGGGCGGTACTTCTATGAACACGCCAATGTGCTGCTGGAGCAGTTGGCCAAGACCTGCGACAACACCCGGCGCATCGGCTTGGGGCAGAAGACCTGGCTGGGCATCGGCTTTGCCCCCTCGACCCTGTATGGCGTGCTGCCGGAACTGATCCGCCGCCTGCGCAGCCATGACGCGCTGGAGCTGGAGCTGGGGCTGTCGGAGATGACCACCCTGCAACAGGTCGAAGCGCTCAAGGCCGGGCGCATTGATGTGGGCTTCGGGCGGATTCGCATTGATGACCCGGCCATTGTCCAGCGGGTGTTGGTCGAGGATCGGCTGGTGGCGGTGTTGCCGGCCGGGCACCCGCTGCTGGGCGCACCGGTGACCCTTGCGCAGTTGGCCGCCGAACCGCTGGTGCTGTACCCCGGCAACCCGCGCCCCAGCTATGCCGACCACGTGATCGCACTGTTCGACACCCATGGCCTGGCGATCAAGGTCGCGCAATGGACCAATGAGTTGCAGACCGCCATCGGCCTGGTCGGGGCCGGCATGGGGGTGACGCTGGTGCCGGCGTCGGTGCAGATACTGCATCGGGCGGATATCGGCTATACGCCGATTGTCGAGGTTACGGCGACCTCGCCGATCATTCTCAGCCGGCGGATCAATGATCAGTCGCCGGGGCTGGGTCATTGCCTGCAACTGGTAGAAGAACTGATCTGA
- the catC gene encoding muconolactone Delta-isomerase: MLFHVKMTVNLPVDMNPERAAALKADEKALAQRLQAQGKWRHLWRIAGLYANYSVFDVDSVQELHDLLMQLPLYPYMAIEVNALCRHPSSIHEDDR, encoded by the coding sequence ATGTTGTTCCACGTAAAGATGACCGTAAACCTGCCTGTCGATATGAACCCCGAGCGCGCAGCGGCCCTCAAGGCCGACGAAAAAGCCCTGGCCCAACGCCTGCAGGCGCAAGGCAAGTGGCGCCACCTGTGGCGCATCGCCGGACTGTACGCCAACTACAGCGTGTTTGATGTCGACAGCGTGCAGGAACTGCATGACCTGCTGATGCAACTGCCGCTCTATCCCTACATGGCCATTGAAGTGAATGCCCTGTGCCGGCATCCGTCGTCGATCCATGAGGATGACCGCTGA
- the antA gene encoding anthranilate 1,2-dioxygenase large subunit — MSGARSVEQWKTFIESCLDFRPAEGVFRIARDMFTEPELFDLEMELIFEKNWIYACHESELANNHDFVTMRAGRQPMIITRDGEGQLNALINACQHRGTTLTRVGKGNQSTFTCPFHAWCYKSDGRLVKVKAPGEYPEGFDKATRGLKKARIESYKGFVFISLDVHGSNSLQDFLGDSKVFFDMMVAQSATGELEVLPGKSAYTYDGNWKLQNENGLDGYHVSTVHYNYVATVQHRQQVNTENGSASGSTLDYSKLGAGDANTDDGWFAFNNGHSVLFSDMPNPSVRSGYATIMPRLVAEHGQQKAEWMMHRLRNLNVYPSLFFLDQISSQLRIIRPVAWNKTEIISQCLGVKHESDADRENRIRQFEDFFNVSGMGTPDDLVEFREAQRGFQGRLERWSDISRGSHRWETGPTPNSEAIGIQPAMTGTEFTHEGLYVNQHRNWQTFLLDGLEAQSLKLHEVK; from the coding sequence ATGAGTGGTGCAAGAAGCGTCGAGCAATGGAAAACGTTTATCGAAAGCTGCCTGGATTTCCGTCCGGCCGAGGGTGTGTTCCGCATCGCCCGGGACATGTTCACCGAACCTGAGCTGTTCGACCTGGAGATGGAACTGATCTTCGAAAAGAACTGGATCTACGCCTGCCACGAAAGCGAACTGGCCAATAACCACGACTTCGTAACCATGCGCGCCGGGCGCCAGCCGATGATCATCACCCGTGACGGTGAAGGCCAGCTCAACGCCCTGATCAACGCCTGCCAGCATCGCGGCACCACCCTGACCCGGGTCGGCAAGGGCAACCAGTCGACCTTTACCTGCCCGTTCCACGCCTGGTGCTACAAGAGCGACGGCCGCCTGGTGAAGGTCAAGGCGCCGGGGGAATACCCGGAAGGTTTCGACAAGGCCACCCGCGGCCTGAAGAAGGCGCGCATCGAAAGCTACAAGGGCTTTGTGTTTATCAGCCTCGACGTGCACGGCAGCAACAGCCTGCAAGACTTCCTCGGCGACTCCAAAGTGTTCTTCGACATGATGGTCGCGCAGTCCGCCACCGGCGAGCTGGAAGTGCTGCCCGGCAAGTCGGCCTACACCTACGACGGCAACTGGAAGCTGCAGAACGAAAACGGCCTGGACGGTTACCACGTCAGCACCGTGCACTATAACTACGTGGCCACGGTGCAGCATCGCCAGCAGGTCAATACGGAAAACGGCAGCGCCTCCGGCAGCACCCTGGACTACAGCAAACTCGGCGCCGGCGATGCCAATACCGATGACGGCTGGTTTGCCTTCAACAACGGCCACAGCGTGTTGTTCAGCGACATGCCCAACCCCAGCGTGCGCTCCGGCTACGCCACCATCATGCCGCGCCTGGTGGCAGAACACGGCCAGCAAAAGGCCGAGTGGATGATGCATCGCCTGCGCAACCTCAACGTGTACCCCAGCCTGTTCTTTCTCGACCAGATCAGCTCGCAACTGCGCATCATCCGCCCGGTGGCGTGGAACAAGACCGAGATCATCAGCCAGTGCCTGGGGGTCAAGCACGAGTCCGATGCCGACCGCGAAAACCGCATCCGCCAGTTTGAAGACTTTTTCAACGTGTCCGGCATGGGCACCCCGGATGACCTGGTGGAATTTCGCGAAGCCCAGCGCGGCTTCCAGGGCCGCCTGGAACGCTGGAGCGATATCTCCCGGGGCAGCCATCGCTGGGAAACCGGGCCGACGCCCAACAGCGAGGCCATCGGCATCCAACCGGCCATGACCGGTACCGAATTCACCCACGAAGGGTTGTACGTCAACCAGCACCGCAACTGGCAGACATTCCTGCTGGACGGGCTTGAGGCGCAATCGTTGAAACTGCACGAGGTGAAATGA
- the kynU gene encoding kynureninase, whose protein sequence is MTSRTHCQTLDAQDPLAPLRDQFALPEGVIYLDGNSLGARPVAALARAQAVIAEEWGNGLIRSWNSAGWADLSQRLGNRLAPLIGAGEAEVVITDTTSINLFKVLSAALSVQRQRQPQRKVIVSEASNFPTDLYIAEGLAALLQQGYSLRLVNSPDELPAAIDQDTAVVMITHVNYKTGYMHDMQALTALSHECGALAIWDLAHSAGAVPIDLHQAGADYAIGCTYKYLNGGPGSQAFVWVNPALVELVTQPLSGWFGHSRQFAMESNYVAGKGITRYLCGTQPITSLAMVECGLDIFAQTDMASLRRKSLALTDLFIELVQSRCAAHDLTLITPLEHAKRGSHVSFEHPEGYAIVQALIARGVIGDYREPKIMRFGFTPLYTSFTEVWDAVEILGEILDEKSWDQPQFKVRHSVT, encoded by the coding sequence ATGACCAGCCGAACTCATTGCCAGACCCTCGACGCCCAAGACCCGCTGGCGCCCCTGCGCGATCAATTCGCCCTGCCGGAAGGGGTGATCTACCTCGATGGCAACTCCCTCGGCGCCCGTCCGGTGGCGGCGCTTGCGCGGGCACAAGCGGTGATTGCCGAGGAGTGGGGCAATGGGTTGATCCGCAGCTGGAACAGCGCCGGCTGGGCGGACCTGTCCCAGCGCCTGGGCAACCGCCTGGCGCCGCTGATCGGCGCGGGTGAGGCTGAAGTGGTGATTACCGATACCACCTCGATCAACCTGTTCAAGGTGCTCAGCGCCGCCTTGAGCGTGCAGCGCCAACGCCAGCCGCAGCGCAAGGTGATTGTCAGCGAGGCAAGCAACTTCCCCACCGACCTGTACATCGCCGAAGGCCTGGCGGCGCTGCTGCAACAGGGCTACAGCCTGCGCCTGGTGAACAGCCCCGACGAACTGCCGGCGGCCATCGACCAGGACACTGCCGTGGTGATGATCACCCACGTCAACTACAAGACCGGCTACATGCACGACATGCAAGCGCTGACCGCCCTGAGCCATGAGTGCGGCGCGCTGGCGATCTGGGACCTGGCGCACTCGGCGGGCGCGGTGCCGATTGACCTGCACCAGGCCGGCGCCGACTACGCCATTGGCTGCACCTATAAATACCTCAACGGCGGCCCGGGTTCCCAGGCGTTTGTCTGGGTCAACCCGGCGCTGGTGGAGTTGGTGACGCAGCCGTTGTCGGGCTGGTTCGGCCATAGCCGCCAGTTCGCCATGGAGTCCAACTACGTGGCCGGCAAGGGCATCACCCGCTACCTGTGCGGCACCCAGCCGATCACCTCGCTGGCGATGGTCGAGTGCGGGCTGGATATCTTCGCCCAGACCGACATGGCCAGCCTGCGCCGCAAATCCCTGGCGCTCACCGACCTGTTTATCGAGCTGGTACAAAGCCGCTGCGCCGCCCATGACCTGACGTTGATCACCCCGCTCGAGCATGCCAAGCGCGGCAGTCATGTGAGCTTTGAACACCCCGAAGGCTACGCCATTGTCCAGGCCCTGATCGCCCGTGGCGTGATTGGTGATTACCGTGAGCCGAAGATCATGCGCTTTGGCTTCACCCCGCTGTACACCAGCTTCACCGAGGTGTGGGATGCGGTAGAAATCCTTGGTGAAATCCTCGATGAGAAATCCTGGGACCAGCCGCAATTCAAAGTGCGCCACAGCGTCACCTGA
- a CDS encoding Lrp/AsnC family transcriptional regulator produces MILDATDLRLLHFLQQDGRISNQELAEKVALSPSACLRRLRLLESEGVISGYRAVLNAEQLGIELEAIVHLSLRQDMEDWHETFIKKVQGWPEVASAYVITGASNYVLRVQARNLKHFSDFIVNHLNRTAGVMDIRSEIVLQKIKDRDEVLDLVVRK; encoded by the coding sequence ATGATTCTCGACGCCACCGACCTGCGCCTCCTGCATTTCCTGCAACAGGATGGCCGTATCAGCAACCAGGAACTGGCGGAGAAAGTCGCCCTGTCGCCATCCGCCTGCCTGCGCCGCTTGCGCCTGCTGGAGAGTGAGGGGGTGATCAGCGGGTATCGCGCGGTGCTCAATGCCGAGCAATTGGGGATCGAACTGGAAGCCATCGTCCACCTGTCGTTGCGCCAGGACATGGAGGACTGGCACGAGACCTTTATCAAGAAGGTCCAGGGCTGGCCGGAAGTGGCCAGTGCCTATGTGATCACCGGCGCCAGCAACTACGTGCTGCGGGTGCAGGCGCGCAACCTCAAGCACTTTTCCGACTTTATCGTGAACCACCTCAACCGCACGGCGGGGGTGATGGATATCCGTTCGGAGATCGTGTTGCAGAAGATCAAGGACCGGGATGAGGTGCTGGACCTGGTCGTACGCAAATAG
- a CDS encoding muconate cycloisomerase family protein — MPICAIESIETIIVDLPTIRPHKLAMHTMQNQTLVIIRVRCADGIEGIGESTTIGGLSYGNESPDSIKINIDQHFAPLLIGQDASNINAAMLRLERSIRGNTFAKSGIESALLDALGKRLNLPVSELLGGRVRDALPVAWTLASGNTQKDIDEAEKMLDLRRHRIFKLKIGAGEVSQDLAHVIAIKKALGERASVRVDVNQAWDEAVALRACKVLGDNAIDLIEQPISRNNRGGMARLNLSSPAPIMADESIECVEDAFNLAREGAASVFALKIAKNGGPRAVLRTAAIAEAAGIGLYGGTMLEGGIGTLASAHAFLTLNKLAWDTELFGPLLLTEDILTEPLLYRDFHLHVSTAPGLGLAIDEERLAFFRRDKH, encoded by the coding sequence ATGCCGATTTGCGCCATCGAGTCGATCGAGACCATCATCGTCGATCTCCCCACCATTCGCCCGCACAAGCTGGCGATGCACACCATGCAAAACCAGACCCTGGTGATCATCCGCGTGCGGTGCGCCGACGGTATCGAAGGGATCGGTGAGTCCACCACCATCGGTGGCCTGAGCTACGGCAACGAAAGCCCCGACAGCATCAAGATCAATATCGACCAACACTTTGCGCCACTGTTGATTGGCCAGGATGCCAGCAACATCAACGCCGCCATGTTGCGCCTGGAACGCAGCATCCGTGGCAACACGTTTGCCAAGTCCGGCATCGAAAGCGCCTTGCTCGATGCCCTCGGCAAGCGCCTGAACCTGCCGGTCAGCGAGCTGCTCGGCGGCCGAGTGCGCGATGCCCTGCCGGTGGCCTGGACGTTGGCCAGCGGCAATACGCAAAAGGACATCGACGAAGCCGAGAAGATGCTCGACCTGCGCCGCCACCGCATCTTCAAGTTGAAGATCGGCGCCGGTGAAGTCAGCCAGGACCTGGCCCATGTGATTGCGATCAAAAAAGCCCTGGGCGAGCGCGCCAGCGTGCGCGTCGACGTCAACCAGGCCTGGGACGAAGCCGTGGCCCTACGCGCTTGCAAGGTGTTGGGCGATAACGCTATCGACCTGATCGAACAGCCGATCTCGCGCAATAACCGTGGCGGCATGGCCCGGCTCAACCTCTCGAGCCCGGCGCCGATCATGGCCGACGAGTCCATCGAGTGTGTCGAAGATGCCTTCAACCTGGCCCGCGAAGGTGCGGCCTCGGTGTTCGCCTTGAAGATCGCGAAAAACGGCGGCCCGCGTGCCGTACTGCGCACGGCGGCGATTGCCGAGGCGGCGGGTATTGGCCTGTATGGCGGCACCATGCTTGAAGGCGGTATCGGCACCCTGGCCTCGGCCCACGCGTTTCTCACCCTCAATAAACTGGCGTGGGACACCGAGCTGTTCGGGCCGCTGCTGCTCACCGAAGACATTCTTACCGAGCCGCTGCTGTATCGCGATTTCCACCTGCATGTCTCGACCGCCCCGGGCCTGGGCCTGGCCATTGATGAGGAGCGCCTGGCGTTCTTCCGTCGCGACAAACATTAA
- a CDS encoding AraC family transcriptional regulator gives MSSHTRDIRIERFDLEGARSWMSGICGPHRLETATPERLRFHHSANVFKSRATTLGVIEYGTDVTIDIEDAEHFSSYSLSLPLVGEQELSKGGQRLSSNRDQGVIISPNEHQVLAISGDCRKLQVVITRAAMSETLEGLLQRPIDAPLRFESVMDAVQGAPAAWWRMARHFIAELEHSSELYDQAAFTRDLESSLIKGLILAQPNNYSEELRDVLGVKLPHYLIRARQYIHANAREALHLEDLEAATGVSRFKLFDAFRKYFALSPMAYLKKYRLSAVRQEILEHGATRTISEIALGWGFTHLGRFSAEYRKLFDESPSQTLQRNDARRMRGA, from the coding sequence ATGAGTAGCCATACACGCGATATCCGTATTGAACGTTTCGACCTTGAAGGCGCCCGCAGCTGGATGTCCGGCATCTGCGGGCCCCACCGGCTGGAAACCGCCACCCCGGAGCGCCTGCGCTTCCACCACAGTGCCAATGTGTTCAAGTCCCGCGCCACCACCCTGGGGGTGATCGAATACGGCACCGACGTGACCATCGACATCGAAGACGCCGAGCACTTCAGCAGCTACAGTCTGAGCCTGCCGCTGGTGGGCGAGCAGGAGCTGAGCAAGGGTGGCCAGCGCCTGAGTTCCAATCGCGACCAGGGCGTGATCATTTCGCCCAATGAACACCAGGTGCTGGCGATCTCCGGCGACTGCCGCAAGCTGCAAGTGGTGATCACCCGTGCGGCGATGAGCGAAACCCTGGAGGGCTTGTTGCAGCGGCCGATTGATGCGCCGCTGCGCTTTGAGTCGGTGATGGATGCGGTGCAGGGCGCGCCGGCGGCGTGGTGGCGTATGGCAAGGCACTTCATCGCGGAGCTGGAGCACAGCAGCGAACTGTATGACCAGGCCGCGTTTACCCGCGACCTGGAAAGCTCGCTGATCAAGGGCCTGATCCTGGCCCAGCCGAACAACTATTCCGAAGAACTGCGCGACGTGCTGGGGGTCAAGCTGCCCCACTACCTGATCCGCGCCCGCCAGTACATCCACGCCAACGCCCGCGAAGCGCTGCACCTGGAAGACCTCGAGGCGGCCACCGGGGTGTCGCGGTTCAAGCTGTTCGATGCGTTTCGCAAATACTTCGCGCTGTCGCCCATGGCCTACTTGAAGAAGTACCGCTTGAGCGCGGTGCGCCAGGAAATTCTCGAGCATGGCGCCACCCGCACCATCTCCGAAATCGCCCTGGGCTGGGGCTTTACCCACCTGGGAAGGTTTTCGGCGGAGTACCGCAAGCTGTTCGACGAATCCCCCAGCCAGACGCTGCAGCGCAACGATGCGCGGCGCATGCGGGGTGCCTGA
- the catA gene encoding catechol 1,2-dioxygenase yields MSIRLSQTAHAQRFLEEASGNLNDAGNPRAKALIYRILRDTVNIIEDLEVTPEEFWKAVNYLNELGKNQEAGLLAAGLGLEHYLDLLMDAADEEAGKSGGTPRTIEGPLYVAGAPLSKYEARLDDGLDAAVPLFMRGQVRDINGKPLAGAIVDVWQANTGGTYSWFDPSQSEFNLRRRIETDAQGNYRFRSIVPSGYGCPPTGPTQQLLDQLGRHGQRPAHIHFFISAPGHRHLTTQINLSDDPYLHDDFAYATRDELIAEIRFSEDPQLAREFCVEGKFAQIDFDFELQPAVAPVEQKRMQRVRALED; encoded by the coding sequence ATGTCCATTCGACTGTCCCAGACTGCCCACGCCCAGCGCTTCCTCGAAGAAGCCAGCGGCAACCTCAATGACGCCGGCAACCCACGGGCCAAGGCGCTGATCTACCGGATCCTGCGCGATACGGTGAATATCATCGAAGACCTGGAAGTGACCCCGGAAGAGTTCTGGAAGGCGGTCAACTACCTCAACGAACTGGGCAAAAACCAGGAAGCCGGGCTGCTGGCCGCGGGCCTGGGCCTGGAGCATTACCTGGACCTGTTGATGGACGCCGCCGACGAGGAAGCCGGCAAGTCCGGCGGCACCCCGCGCACCATCGAAGGGCCGCTGTACGTGGCGGGTGCGCCGCTGTCCAAATACGAAGCACGCCTGGACGATGGCCTGGATGCGGCCGTGCCGCTGTTTATGCGCGGGCAAGTGCGCGACATCAACGGCAAGCCGCTGGCCGGGGCGATTGTGGATGTGTGGCAGGCCAATACCGGCGGCACTTACTCCTGGTTCGACCCATCGCAATCGGAGTTCAACCTGCGTCGCCGGATCGAGACCGACGCCCAGGGCAATTATCGTTTCCGTAGCATCGTGCCGTCTGGCTACGGCTGCCCACCGACCGGCCCGACCCAGCAGTTGCTCGATCAACTGGGGCGTCACGGCCAGCGGCCGGCGCATATCCACTTCTTTATCTCGGCACCGGGGCATCGGCACCTGACCACGCAGATCAACCTGTCGGATGATCCGTACCTGCATGATGACTTTGCCTACGCTACTCGGGATGAGCTGATTGCCGAAATTCGCTTCAGCGAAGACCCGCAACTGGCGCGGGAGTTTTGCGTGGAGGGCAAGTTTGCGCAGATCGACTTTGACTTCGAGTTGCAGCCAGCGGTGGCACCGGTCGAGCAAAAACGCATGCAACGCGTGCGCGCCCTCGAAGACTGA